In a single window of the uncultured Dysgonomonas sp. genome:
- the queC gene encoding 7-cyano-7-deazaguanine synthase QueC, translated as MNKKEPALVLFSGGQDSTTCLYWAIKNFSSVRTLCFTYGQRHSKEVEVAQSIAGHAGVPFQLLDASIISQLSVNSLTSDIVMDQEKPTDSYPNTFVPGRNLLFLTFAAVIARSHGIRHIVTGVSEADYSGYPDCRDTFILSANASINLAMDEHFQIHTPLMWRDKTAVWQLADQLGVFDVVRTQTLTCYNGIIADGCGHCPACKLRKQGLENYLKIKE; from the coding sequence ATGAATAAAAAAGAACCAGCATTGGTCTTGTTCTCAGGTGGACAGGACTCTACAACATGCCTTTACTGGGCAATTAAAAACTTTTCTTCCGTTCGCACTCTATGCTTTACTTACGGTCAACGCCACTCTAAAGAGGTAGAGGTGGCACAGTCAATTGCCGGACATGCAGGTGTGCCCTTCCAGTTGTTGGATGCATCCATTATCAGCCAGTTGTCTGTAAACTCTTTGACAAGTGATATTGTAATGGATCAGGAAAAACCGACCGATTCGTACCCGAATACATTTGTTCCGGGACGTAATCTCTTGTTTCTGACTTTCGCAGCTGTCATAGCCCGTTCGCACGGTATCCGTCACATTGTGACAGGTGTATCCGAAGCCGATTACAGCGGTTATCCCGATTGCAGGGATACGTTTATACTATCGGCAAATGCTTCGATCAATCTGGCGATGGATGAGCATTTCCAGATTCATACACCGTTGATGTGGCGAGACAAGACTGCTGTATGGCAGTTAGCCGACCAATTGGGCGTTTTCGATGTTGTGCGCACTCAAACCCTGACCTGTTACAATGGTATTATAGCTGATGGTTGTGGACATTGTCCCGCCTGTAAGCTTCGTAAGCAAGGTTTAGAAAATTATTTAAAAATAAAAGAATAA
- the queF gene encoding preQ(1) synthase: MGIEGLSHLGAKTEYKDDYAPEVLEAFENKHQGNDYWVTFNCPEFTSLCPITGQPDFATIHINYIPDVKMVESKSLKLYMFSFRNHGAFHEDCVNIIMKDLVNLMNPKYIEVVGIFTPRGGISIYPFCNYGRPGTKYEMAAKERLLKHNPQQIYR; encoded by the coding sequence ATGGGAATAGAAGGATTGAGCCATCTCGGCGCTAAAACAGAGTACAAAGATGATTATGCTCCTGAAGTACTGGAAGCATTCGAAAACAAACATCAGGGAAACGATTACTGGGTAACATTCAATTGTCCCGAATTTACAAGTTTATGCCCGATTACCGGACAACCCGATTTTGCAACTATCCACATCAATTATATCCCTGATGTAAAAATGGTGGAAAGTAAAAGTCTTAAATTATATATGTTTAGCTTTCGCAATCATGGGGCTTTTCACGAAGATTGTGTAAACATCATAATGAAGGACCTTGTAAATCTGATGAACCCGAAATACATTGAAGTGGTAGGTATCTTTACCCCACGTGGAGGAATCAGTATCTATCCTTTTTGCAATTACGGACGTCCCGGTACTAAATATGAAATGGCTGCCAAAGAACGCTTGTTGAAACATAACCCTCAACAAATATATAGATAA
- a CDS encoding MATE family efflux transporter: protein MKSGIQNLTEGKIFSTLIRLALPLMGTSFLQMAYTLMAMSWVGRLGTVSHPEIATKSEAAIGAIGMLLWLTASVAYLAMIGSEVAVGQSIGAKKMKRAAIYASHSTTTSIILGVIWIAILFIFANQILSFFELEADITEDAVLYLRILTMSLPFQFLSYNFTGIYNGAGRSVVPFRNNAAGLVLNMILDPILMFWMGMGLHGAAIGTVVAQLFVFSLFFYQIKFGSRILGNFSFFIKPKAIYLKRIFFLGAPVSIMNSLYAIINMNLARVASIHGGHLGLMTQTTGGQIEAVTWNTSQGFSTALSAFVAQNYAANKLERGKKAYYYTIRVMLTLGIVVSICFVLFGAQIFGIIVPEENAMKAGAQYLFVMGLVQIFMMFELTTQGMFNGIGRTIEPAIISITFNALRIPLAYYLAAQMGITGVWWAIAISTICKGIILPTWFAIVYRRIKKKKPKVS from the coding sequence ATGAAATCAGGCATACAAAATCTAACGGAAGGGAAAATATTTTCTACCCTGATACGTCTTGCGCTCCCTCTGATGGGCACAAGTTTCCTGCAAATGGCTTATACACTGATGGCTATGTCGTGGGTGGGACGACTGGGGACTGTATCGCATCCCGAAATCGCTACTAAGTCGGAGGCAGCAATAGGCGCCATAGGTATGCTCCTGTGGCTGACTGCATCGGTCGCTTATCTGGCTATGATAGGTTCGGAAGTGGCTGTCGGCCAATCCATAGGCGCTAAGAAGATGAAGCGTGCCGCCATCTATGCCTCCCATTCTACCACTACCTCGATAATACTGGGTGTGATATGGATTGCCATCTTATTTATATTTGCCAATCAGATACTATCTTTCTTTGAATTGGAAGCCGATATTACGGAAGATGCAGTACTCTATCTTCGCATACTTACTATGAGCCTTCCATTTCAGTTCTTGTCCTACAATTTTACCGGGATATACAATGGGGCGGGACGTAGTGTTGTGCCTTTCCGAAACAATGCTGCGGGTCTTGTCCTGAATATGATTCTCGACCCTATACTTATGTTCTGGATGGGAATGGGACTGCATGGGGCAGCTATAGGTACAGTTGTAGCACAGTTGTTCGTATTCTCGCTATTCTTCTATCAGATAAAATTCGGAAGCCGGATTCTGGGCAACTTCTCTTTCTTTATAAAGCCTAAAGCGATCTATCTGAAACGTATATTCTTCCTTGGGGCGCCTGTGTCTATTATGAATTCGCTCTATGCCATTATCAATATGAATCTGGCGCGGGTGGCATCTATTCATGGCGGGCACCTGGGACTGATGACCCAAACCACAGGCGGGCAGATAGAAGCTGTGACATGGAATACGTCGCAGGGATTTTCTACAGCTCTCAGTGCTTTTGTGGCTCAGAACTATGCCGCTAATAAGCTCGAAAGAGGCAAGAAAGCCTATTACTATACTATACGGGTAATGCTTACGCTGGGTATTGTTGTGAGTATCTGCTTTGTCCTTTTCGGAGCGCAGATATTCGGTATCATCGTCCCCGAAGAGAATGCGATGAAAGCAGGGGCACAGTATCTGTTCGTAATGGGACTGGTTCAGATATTTATGATGTTTGAGCTTACCACACAGGGAATGTTCAACGGGATCGGACGCACCATAGAACCCGCCATTATCAGTATTACATTCAATGCGCTGCGTATTCCGCTAGCCTACTATCTGGCGGCGCAAATGGGTATAACGGGTGTCTGGTGGGCAATTGCTATTTCCACCATTTGCAAAGGGATCATATTACCTACATGGTTTGCAATTGTTTACAGAAGGATAAAGAAAAAGAAGCCTAAGGTCAGTTAG
- a CDS encoding YihY/virulence factor BrkB family protein, with protein MIEKITNFVKRVIRFLSYDIWRINKKDRSSRKIGFYNIIKSFILAIRNIDGAQLFTRASALTYSTLLSIVPLLAVLFAIARGFGFQNIVKSQLFSYFAGQEELLNKATAFIDKSIEYAQGGVFLGIGVILLLYTVINLLSNIEDNFNKMWQVKTGRSYFRMFTDYLALIIIAPVFLICNAGITILLNSTAEQQYLLGLVISPMMKVIPFLITILLFTILYIYIPNTKVKFTSALFGGIFTGIAFQVFQMLYISGQIWISKYNAIYGSFAALPLLLLWLQLTWFFVLFGVQLSFAYQNVNKFSFEHETSNISRRYKDFVLLLIMTLIVKRFEKGHTPYTADELSEYYKIPTKLTNDSLFYLQEIGLIVETPSANTLVPAYIPAIDINQITVCYLFEKIDLHGSEDFVIDTDILFRSEWETILSMREAESNSCSNKLLKDL; from the coding sequence ATGATTGAAAAAATAACGAATTTTGTAAAAAGGGTTATCCGTTTTCTTTCCTACGACATCTGGCGAATCAATAAGAAAGACAGGTCGTCACGGAAAATAGGATTCTACAATATAATCAAATCTTTTATTCTGGCTATCCGTAATATCGACGGGGCGCAACTTTTCACGCGTGCATCGGCCCTTACTTACAGCACCCTGTTGTCTATAGTGCCATTGCTTGCTGTATTGTTTGCCATAGCCCGCGGGTTCGGGTTTCAGAATATAGTAAAGAGCCAGTTGTTCAGTTACTTTGCCGGACAGGAAGAACTATTGAATAAGGCTACTGCATTTATAGATAAGTCTATCGAATATGCTCAGGGTGGTGTATTTCTGGGCATTGGTGTGATATTGTTGCTGTATACGGTTATCAACCTGTTATCTAACATTGAGGACAACTTCAACAAGATGTGGCAGGTAAAAACAGGACGGTCATATTTCCGTATGTTTACCGACTACCTGGCCCTTATAATAATCGCCCCTGTATTCCTGATCTGTAATGCCGGTATCACGATTTTGCTGAATTCGACGGCCGAACAGCAATATCTGCTGGGGTTGGTAATAAGTCCGATGATGAAGGTCATTCCATTCCTGATTACAATCCTATTGTTTACAATATTATATATCTATATACCCAATACCAAGGTGAAGTTTACCAGCGCCCTGTTTGGTGGTATTTTCACAGGTATTGCCTTTCAGGTATTTCAGATGTTATATATCAGCGGGCAGATATGGATATCGAAGTACAATGCCATTTACGGTAGTTTTGCCGCCTTGCCGTTATTATTGCTATGGCTGCAGCTCACATGGTTCTTCGTTTTATTCGGAGTACAGTTATCCTTTGCCTATCAGAACGTGAATAAATTCAGTTTCGAACACGAAACATCGAATATAAGCCGCAGATACAAAGATTTTGTCCTGCTACTGATAATGACACTTATAGTTAAACGTTTCGAAAAAGGCCATACGCCTTACACTGCGGACGAACTGTCGGAATATTACAAAATACCGACCAAGCTGACCAACGATAGCCTTTTCTATCTGCAAGAAATAGGCCTTATCGTAGAAACCCCGTCGGCAAACACTCTTGTCCCCGCTTATATCCCCGCAATAGATATTAACCAGATAACGGTGTGCTACCTCTTCGAAAAAATAGACCTGCATGGCTCGGAAGACTTCGTTATCGATACCGATATATTATTTCGCAGCGAATGGGAGACTATACTATCCATGCGGGAAGCAGAAAGCAATAGTTGCAGTAATAAATTATTGAAAGATTTGTAA
- a CDS encoding phBC6A51 family helix-turn-helix protein produces the protein MKYTNKLAGRIVEMIEQDLCSISEICKSLKISRKTFYKWKKAKPEFGEAVEEAIDHREDVMIASARIGLKQLLEGYVQKKEKITYVPDKNNSAEEVEKCRVVEKKFCPPSIRAIKYVLDREERKKDKDQLLASQRRPLVIEVQDEETKRQLMILQENDFCSGGSLNREVVAAVDSKLEEERKVKSEELKNEQDKLQVQPIAAQVQKPKPNPYPFLPPGYTSRTD, from the coding sequence ATGAAATACACGAACAAATTAGCCGGACGCATCGTAGAAATGATAGAACAGGACTTGTGTAGCATTTCCGAAATATGTAAATCACTAAAGATCAGCCGTAAGACATTTTATAAATGGAAAAAGGCAAAACCCGAGTTCGGCGAAGCAGTAGAAGAAGCCATCGACCACCGCGAAGATGTAATGATAGCCTCGGCACGCATCGGGTTGAAACAATTGCTGGAAGGCTATGTGCAGAAGAAAGAAAAGATCACCTATGTCCCCGATAAAAACAATTCGGCGGAAGAAGTAGAAAAATGCCGTGTGGTGGAAAAGAAATTCTGTCCGCCAAGCATCCGCGCTATAAAGTATGTACTCGACCGTGAGGAAAGAAAAAAAGACAAAGACCAGTTACTGGCCTCGCAGCGCCGTCCGCTGGTCATCGAAGTACAGGACGAGGAAACTAAGCGGCAACTGATGATATTACAGGAGAATGACTTTTGTTCGGGCGGTTCGCTCAATCGGGAGGTAGTGGCGGCCGTAGACAGTAAACTGGAAGAAGAACGGAAAGTGAAAAGTGAAGAATTAAAAAATGAACAGGATAAATTGCAGGTGCAGCCGATTGCCGCTCAGGTGCAAAAGCCCAAACCGAATCCTTATCCGTTTCTGCCTCCGGGATATACATCGAGAACAGATTGA
- a CDS encoding energy transducer TonB, which produces MAYQKKTDNYDKNDNSGKKADNSSFAIKALSVLFIAVAAFAVFYFYNDKPEDSSGTKKKKKSEVIRESKAATLDAATVDEITEVAPTVEFTPPVIEEDTDSSNPFVTVEQMPRFPGGEAAMHKFIGDNLKYPVSAQDAGIQGRVTVRFVVSKTGKVSDVKIIRGIDPACDKEVVRIIKAMPNWIPGEQHGIAVPVYFTIPVVFRLNS; this is translated from the coding sequence ATGGCCTATCAAAAAAAAACAGACAATTATGACAAAAACGACAATAGCGGTAAAAAAGCAGACAACAGTTCTTTTGCAATAAAAGCCCTGAGCGTACTTTTTATTGCTGTTGCAGCTTTCGCTGTATTTTATTTCTATAATGATAAACCCGAAGATTCTTCCGGGACTAAAAAGAAGAAAAAAAGTGAGGTTATCCGGGAGAGTAAAGCAGCAACATTAGATGCAGCAACCGTTGACGAAATAACTGAAGTAGCACCCACAGTTGAGTTTACACCACCTGTAATTGAAGAAGATACAGATTCTTCAAACCCGTTTGTCACAGTAGAGCAGATGCCCCGGTTTCCGGGAGGCGAAGCTGCCATGCATAAATTTATCGGAGATAATTTAAAGTATCCTGTATCGGCACAAGACGCAGGGATACAAGGACGCGTAACTGTTCGTTTCGTAGTGTCGAAAACAGGAAAAGTATCTGATGTGAAAATTATAAGAGGGATTGATCCTGCCTGCGATAAGGAAGTTGTCCGCATAATTAAGGCAATGCCAAACTGGATACCGGGAGAACAGCATGGAATTGCTGTACCTGTCTATTTTACAATACCTGTAGTTTTCAGATTGAATAGTTAA
- a CDS encoding response regulator transcription factor: protein MNLLIIEDEIDLLESITEFLVSESFSVQSVTTYAMAEEKVGLYDYDCVVVDINLPGGSGLDIIRKLKSKNKDAGVIIISAKNSLDDKLTGLDIGADDYLTKPFHLSELNARIKSIIRRRGLKGSNEKKFNELTVQFDNRRLFVNEKEVVLTRKEYDLLLYFIMNEDKVLSKEDIAEHLWGDDMSLTADSFDFIYNHIKNLRKKLIDNGCKDYIKTVYGIGYKFSEE, encoded by the coding sequence ATGAATCTGTTAATAATAGAAGATGAAATAGACCTACTGGAGTCGATTACCGAATTTCTTGTTTCGGAATCTTTCTCGGTCCAATCCGTTACTACTTACGCTATGGCTGAGGAGAAGGTGGGGTTATATGATTATGACTGTGTGGTAGTAGATATAAACCTGCCCGGAGGAAGCGGACTGGATATTATACGGAAACTGAAAAGTAAGAATAAAGATGCGGGTGTGATTATCATTTCGGCAAAAAACTCTCTGGACGATAAACTTACGGGACTGGATATAGGAGCCGATGATTATCTGACAAAGCCTTTCCATCTGTCGGAACTGAATGCACGTATCAAATCCATTATTCGTCGCAGAGGACTTAAAGGGAGTAATGAAAAGAAATTCAATGAACTGACCGTTCAGTTCGACAACCGCCGGCTCTTTGTGAATGAGAAGGAAGTAGTGCTTACCCGAAAAGAATACGATTTGCTTCTTTACTTTATAATGAATGAGGATAAGGTATTGAGTAAAGAAGATATAGCCGAACACTTGTGGGGTGATGATATGAGCCTGACAGCCGACTCGTTCGATTTCATATACAATCATATCAAAAACCTGAGAAAGAAACTGATCGACAATGGGTGTAAAGATTATATAAAGACGGTTTACGGTATCGGATATAAATTCTCGGAAGAATGA
- a CDS encoding HAMP domain-containing sensor histidine kinase, with the protein MTLIKLIRKYLFISILVVLVIGAVSHFFIFRFFIHYSSDQMLNDQKKRIEQFVARNDTLPLAATLVLKPARIEEKRIADPGIFPKEVFKDTIMYSEETGTFTPYRQLYFTVSYKDEHHLININQPTMISNDLFYAIVSSLLILFILLISFTYVVEHLLKRNIWKPLDDNLRKLHEYDLKANTVLNLKNPGIKEFDEVNDVIMRMVDKINEDYENSRIFTEDASHEMQTPLSIIKSKLDLLMQNRSLMENEEQAKSVRAISRAVSRLSKLNKSLLLITKINNNQYEEKKEVDMNKLLSLYLSDLEELFDAKNLFVTIRIESCTLFMNPTLAEILLSNLLSNAVRHNITDGRIDIYLDQSQLVISNSCAEGGISANLFNRMAFHRKSEDSSGLGLNIVKSICDKNNFEARYDYTEENTFRIEITFGI; encoded by the coding sequence ATGACTCTGATAAAATTGATACGGAAATATCTCTTTATCTCCATACTTGTAGTACTGGTTATAGGAGCTGTCTCTCATTTCTTTATCTTCCGCTTTTTTATTCATTACTCCAGCGATCAGATGCTGAATGATCAGAAGAAAAGGATAGAGCAGTTTGTCGCCCGGAACGATACATTGCCTCTGGCGGCGACACTCGTCCTTAAACCGGCCAGAATAGAAGAGAAACGAATCGCAGATCCGGGCATATTCCCCAAGGAAGTTTTCAAAGATACAATTATGTACAGTGAGGAGACAGGTACATTCACCCCTTACCGCCAACTCTATTTCACAGTATCGTATAAGGATGAGCATCACCTGATCAATATCAACCAGCCTACAATGATATCGAACGATTTGTTCTATGCGATCGTATCATCCCTCCTTATATTGTTTATCCTGCTTATATCATTTACATATGTAGTAGAACATCTGCTGAAAAGGAATATATGGAAACCGCTTGATGACAATCTCCGGAAACTGCACGAATACGACCTGAAGGCAAATACTGTTCTCAATCTGAAGAATCCGGGCATCAAGGAGTTTGACGAGGTCAATGATGTTATTATGCGGATGGTGGATAAGATCAATGAAGACTACGAAAACTCCCGCATTTTCACTGAAGACGCTTCGCATGAAATGCAAACGCCGCTGTCCATCATAAAATCGAAGCTGGATTTACTTATGCAGAACAGAAGTTTGATGGAAAACGAAGAACAGGCTAAGTCCGTAAGGGCTATATCGAGAGCTGTATCGCGGTTGTCGAAATTAAATAAATCACTCCTGCTGATTACCAAAATAAATAATAATCAGTATGAGGAAAAGAAAGAAGTGGATATGAACAAACTCCTTTCTCTCTACCTTTCAGATTTGGAAGAACTGTTTGATGCAAAGAACCTTTTTGTTACCATCAGGATAGAGTCTTGTACACTTTTTATGAACCCTACATTAGCGGAAATATTATTATCCAACCTACTGAGTAATGCAGTAAGGCATAATATCACAGATGGACGGATAGATATATACCTCGATCAATCGCAACTGGTCATAAGTAATAGTTGCGCAGAAGGGGGTATATCCGCTAATCTGTTCAATAGGATGGCTTTTCATCGCAAATCGGAAGATTCATCGGGGCTTGGCCTTAATATAGTAAAGTCTATCTGTGATAAGAATAACTTCGAAGCCCGGTATGATTATACCGAAGAAAATACTTTTCGTATAGAAATTACTTTTGGTATTTAA
- the ung gene encoding uracil-DNA glycosylase, giving the protein MDVKIEESWKEQLKDEFDKDYFVKLTGFVREEYRTKQIFPPAKLIFNAFEHTPFDKVKVVILGQDPYHNDGQAHGLSFSVPDGMPAPPSLVNIFKEINRDMGIPVPKSGNLTRWANQGVLLLNATLTVQAHMAGSHQKKGWEAFTDAAIHKLAEGRENIVFILWGAYAQKKAAFIDTNKHLVLRSVHPSPLSAHNGFFGNNHFSGANKYLVSKGIEPIEW; this is encoded by the coding sequence ATGGATGTAAAAATAGAGGAAAGCTGGAAAGAACAGTTGAAAGATGAATTCGATAAAGACTACTTCGTAAAACTAACCGGTTTTGTAAGAGAGGAATACCGTACAAAACAAATATTCCCTCCTGCCAAATTAATTTTCAATGCTTTCGAACACACTCCATTCGATAAGGTAAAGGTGGTAATTCTCGGGCAAGACCCGTATCATAACGACGGTCAGGCACACGGCTTGTCCTTTTCAGTACCTGACGGTATGCCCGCCCCGCCCTCTCTGGTAAACATCTTCAAAGAAATAAACCGCGACATGGGAATCCCTGTTCCCAAATCGGGTAATCTGACGCGCTGGGCAAATCAGGGTGTATTGCTGCTCAACGCTACACTGACCGTACAAGCGCATATGGCGGGTTCTCACCAGAAAAAAGGCTGGGAAGCGTTTACCGACGCTGCTATACATAAGTTGGCAGAAGGGCGTGAAAATATCGTATTTATCCTATGGGGTGCTTACGCACAGAAAAAGGCAGCATTCATAGATACAAATAAACATCTGGTATTAAGATCGGTACACCCGTCTCCATTATCTGCACACAACGGATTTTTTGGGAACAATCATTTCAGTGGAGCGAATAAATATCTGGTATCGAAAGGTATTGAACCAATTGAGTGGTAG
- a CDS encoding GH92 family glycosyl hydrolase, which produces MRSNFNRIAKTICLGIISGTLFYSCNEPEKDSELVNLTQYVDPYIGTGDHGHVFVGADVPFGLVQLGPTNYSQGWDWCSGYHITDSTIIGFGHMHLSGTGIGDLGDIGFMPATGDVKLTRGNLKDPKSGIYSLFRRETEKVKPGYYAVHLDRFNVDVELTATKRVGFHKYTFPQSDSSKVIIDLQHGIGWDAPVEGYLTQENDSVISGYRYSKGWANDQKVFFTAVFSKPMKGFIVSDTTAVQEGNSIKATRAYGQVLFDTKDKENIFVKVALSPVSIDNAKLNMQAELSGWDFEKTIADADKAWNEELNKIIITTDNEQTKRTFYTALYHTMIAPSEFCDVNNDYRGSDGQMHEKGAFKNYTTFSLWDTYRAAHPLMTIIHPEKMSDIVNTMLTIYKQQGKLPVWHLMGCETDCMVGNPGISVVADAIMKGYDGFDKELAFEAMKNSAMLDERGLKYLKEYGYIPYDKGESEGLSKCMEYAIADWAIAQVAQKMGKTEDYDYFLKRSKAYTHYFDKSVGFMRGLSSDGKFRTPFNPFESVHRDNDYTEGNAWQYTWLVPHDIKGLVDLFGSKDAFVQKLDSLFVVEGSLGEHASPDISGLIGQYAHGNEPSHHILYIYPYIGQPWKTADKVRQVMSELYHDQPAGLSGNEDVGQMSAWYVLSALGFYQVEPAGGKYIFGSPVINEATVKVKDGKTFRIVAKDNSVANKYIQSVTLNGKDYDKFYIDFKDIEAGGTLEFVMGDKPSETWGTKGEI; this is translated from the coding sequence ATGAGATCGAATTTTAATCGCATTGCAAAAACGATCTGTTTGGGTATTATCTCAGGCACTTTGTTTTATTCATGTAATGAGCCCGAAAAAGACTCGGAACTTGTAAATCTTACCCAGTATGTCGATCCTTATATCGGGACCGGCGACCATGGGCATGTATTTGTAGGGGCCGACGTTCCGTTCGGATTGGTACAGCTAGGCCCTACAAACTATTCTCAGGGCTGGGACTGGTGTTCGGGTTATCATATTACCGATTCCACAATTATCGGATTCGGACATATGCACCTGAGTGGCACGGGAATAGGAGATCTGGGTGATATTGGCTTTATGCCGGCTACCGGCGATGTAAAGCTTACACGGGGAAATCTGAAAGATCCTAAGTCGGGAATTTACTCATTATTCAGAAGGGAGACCGAAAAAGTGAAACCCGGTTATTATGCAGTACATCTCGACAGATTTAATGTCGACGTGGAACTGACAGCTACTAAAAGGGTCGGTTTTCATAAATATACGTTCCCTCAGTCCGACTCTTCGAAAGTGATTATCGACCTGCAACATGGCATAGGCTGGGATGCTCCCGTGGAAGGTTATCTGACACAGGAGAATGATTCTGTCATATCAGGTTACCGCTATTCGAAAGGCTGGGCTAACGACCAAAAGGTTTTCTTTACAGCCGTTTTCTCCAAACCGATGAAAGGCTTTATTGTATCAGATACTACTGCTGTGCAGGAAGGGAATAGCATAAAAGCGACAAGAGCATACGGACAAGTGCTATTCGATACAAAGGATAAAGAGAATATATTTGTAAAAGTAGCCTTATCTCCGGTAAGTATCGATAATGCCAAACTGAATATGCAGGCAGAACTTTCAGGCTGGGATTTTGAGAAGACTATTGCCGATGCAGACAAAGCATGGAATGAAGAACTGAACAAAATCATAATTACAACGGACAACGAACAAACCAAGCGTACATTCTATACGGCACTTTATCATACAATGATAGCACCTTCCGAATTCTGTGACGTGAATAACGATTACAGAGGTTCTGACGGGCAAATGCATGAGAAGGGCGCGTTTAAGAATTATACGACATTCTCGCTGTGGGATACTTATCGTGCTGCTCATCCGTTGATGACTATTATACATCCGGAAAAGATGAGCGATATTGTGAATACAATGCTGACAATATATAAGCAGCAAGGTAAATTGCCAGTATGGCATCTGATGGGCTGCGAGACTGACTGTATGGTGGGTAATCCGGGCATTTCGGTTGTAGCTGACGCTATAATGAAAGGATATGACGGATTTGATAAGGAGCTGGCATTTGAGGCTATGAAAAATTCAGCTATGCTGGACGAAAGAGGCCTGAAATACCTGAAAGAATATGGTTATATCCCTTACGATAAAGGAGAGAGCGAAGGCTTGTCAAAATGTATGGAATATGCTATCGCCGACTGGGCTATTGCACAGGTTGCGCAAAAGATGGGCAAGACAGAAGATTATGATTACTTCCTGAAACGCAGTAAAGCTTATACACACTATTTCGATAAATCGGTAGGATTCATGAGAGGCCTGTCGTCCGACGGTAAGTTCAGGACTCCGTTTAATCCATTCGAATCTGTTCACCGCGACAACGATTATACAGAGGGTAATGCATGGCAGTATACATGGTTGGTGCCGCACGATATAAAAGGGCTTGTAGACCTGTTCGGCAGCAAAGACGCATTTGTTCAGAAACTGGATTCCCTGTTTGTGGTAGAGGGTTCGCTGGGAGAGCATGCATCTCCGGATATCAGCGGACTGATAGGCCAATATGCTCACGGAAACGAGCCTAGCCATCATATTCTGTATATATATCCTTACATCGGTCAACCATGGAAGACTGCCGATAAGGTACGTCAGGTAATGTCGGAACTTTATCACGACCAACCGGCCGGACTTTCGGGCAATGAGGATGTAGGCCAGATGTCGGCATGGTATGTATTATCTGCTCTGGGATTTTATCAGGTTGAACCGGCCGGAGGAAAATATATTTTCGGAAGTCCCGTTATAAATGAAGCAACCGTGAAAGTGAAAGACGGAAAGACTTTCAGAATTGTAGCAAAAGATAATAGTGTTGCTAATAAATACATACAGAGCGTGACGCTTAACGGCAAAGACTACGATAAGTTTTATATAGACTTTAAAGATATAGAAGCCGGTGGTACATTGGAGTTTGTGATGGGGGATAAACCGTCCGAAACCTGGGGTACAAAAGGTGAGATTTAA